A section of the Syntrophorhabdales bacterium genome encodes:
- the rimI gene encoding ribosomal protein S18-alanine N-acetyltransferase: MKESDLEEVLEIEKKSFADPWSRRLFKETLSFPHSFNFVLRGATGTLLGYVNFYLIAEEAHMLNLAMHPDYRKKGLASRLLDHVIQLLKGRNAAHFFLEVRESNQDAIDLYTKFGFEMIGRRKRYYTKTNEDALVMHLACG, translated from the coding sequence ATGAAGGAGTCTGACCTTGAAGAGGTCCTTGAAATAGAGAAGAAGTCATTCGCGGATCCCTGGTCTCGCAGGCTCTTCAAAGAGACGCTCTCATTTCCGCATTCCTTCAATTTTGTGCTTCGGGGAGCGACAGGTACTCTTCTGGGCTACGTCAACTTCTACCTCATTGCAGAAGAGGCGCACATGCTGAACCTTGCGATGCACCCCGATTATCGAAAGAAGGGACTCGCAAGCAGGCTCCTGGACCACGTGATCCAGCTTCTCAAGGGGAGAAACGCTGCCCACTTCTTTCTGGAGGTGCGGGAAAGCAATCAGGACGCAATAGACTTATATACAAAGTTCGGTTTTGAAATGATCGGAAGGCGCAAACGCTATTATACCAAGACAAACGAGGACGCGCTGGTAATGCACCTTGCCTGCGGGAG
- a CDS encoding molybdenum cofactor guanylyltransferase — protein MQLSAACLLVRQKMVNRFQHDGNLHNRASEPYGLRRGVSGIVSRMLMTGAILAGGRSRRMGRDKATLPFKNRPLIAHVYRTVKAVLPDVVVISKHHTAIEGIESPIMKDAIPIEGSLVGIASALLHARTDYVFVFGCDMPFLRKETITRMVDVVQGEHIIIPRTPAGYEPLHAIYNRSCLSHMLRAIEEGKIGISKLFPYFKVKVVEEPQLFLNNGVSIFTNINTEEDLDRAERFIAGRNGNGNEGV, from the coding sequence ATGCAATTGAGCGCAGCATGTTTACTCGTGCGCCAAAAGATGGTAAATAGATTCCAGCACGATGGCAATCTGCACAATAGAGCCAGCGAGCCGTATGGTCTGCGTAGGGGTGTTTCAGGGATCGTATCGCGGATGTTGATGACAGGCGCAATCCTGGCAGGAGGCCGGTCGAGAAGAATGGGGCGAGACAAGGCCACCCTGCCTTTCAAAAACAGACCCCTCATAGCGCATGTATATCGCACCGTGAAAGCGGTTCTACCGGACGTCGTCGTGATCTCGAAACATCACACGGCAATAGAAGGCATTGAATCTCCCATTATGAAAGATGCAATTCCGATAGAAGGGTCTCTGGTGGGCATCGCATCCGCATTGCTGCATGCGCGGACGGATTACGTATTCGTGTTCGGTTGCGACATGCCCTTTCTGCGAAAGGAAACGATCACCCGCATGGTGGACGTGGTCCAGGGTGAACACATAATCATACCGCGGACACCAGCCGGGTATGAGCCTCTGCACGCCATTTATAACAGATCGTGTCTTTCGCACATGCTCAGGGCAATTGAGGAGGGGAAAATAGGGATCAGTAAGCTTTTCCCGTATTTCAAGGTTAAAGTCGTGGAAGAGCCGCAGCTCTTTCTTAACAATGGCGTCTCGATATTTACCAATATCAATACTGAGGAGGACCTTGACCGCGCAGAACGCTTCATCGCTGGCCGTAACGGTAACGGAAATGAAGGAGTCTGA
- a CDS encoding TRAP transporter small permease, with product MQGGFKGLVYGLSRVMQVVAGVFLVFMMLLTTFDVILRIFSRPIIGTYEMVALSGGIVIGFSVPITSWVRGQIFVDFFYQKFPKGVQDVFNYVTRAMSMVLFLFTGVNLLRMATDMYRSGEVSLTLQLPFYPVAYGIGFAFFVQILVLIVDMQKIAGGTYE from the coding sequence ATGCAAGGTGGGTTCAAAGGACTTGTTTACGGGCTCAGTCGAGTCATGCAGGTGGTGGCCGGGGTCTTCCTCGTTTTCATGATGCTCCTTACCACCTTCGATGTTATTCTCCGCATTTTTTCCCGACCTATCATCGGCACGTACGAAATGGTGGCCCTTTCAGGGGGCATAGTCATCGGCTTCTCGGTGCCTATCACTTCCTGGGTGAGGGGCCAGATATTCGTCGACTTCTTTTACCAGAAGTTTCCGAAGGGTGTGCAGGACGTTTTCAATTACGTGACAAGAGCCATGTCCATGGTGCTCTTCCTCTTCACCGGCGTGAACCTGTTGAGAATGGCGACCGACATGTACAGGTCCGGGGAAGTCTCACTGACACTCCAGCTCCCCTTCTACCCTGTTGCGTACGGGATTGGGTTTGCTTTTTTCGTGCAGATCCTGGTCTTGATCGTGGACATGCAAAAGATCGCGGGAGGTACCTATGAATGA
- a CDS encoding TRAP transporter large permease → MNEVVVGLIAMAVLLLLFLTGIELAFCMAIVGFVGFSYLVATAAAFNLLAKDFFDSLASYGFTVIPLFIFMGQIAFNSGIAKKLFEAAHRFIGHIPGGLALATVVGATIFKAICGSSPATAATFASVAVPEMDRYGYDKRLSTGIVATVGTLGILIPPSVTLIVFGVITEQSIGRLFMAGLVPGLMISVCFMFIIVGWAKMNPAIAPRADRSPWSARFASVPEVAWPVIIFLVVIGGLLKGFFTPSEAGSIGCSAVIVLALLKRSLGWKAFVKSVDESLRTACMVIMLIAGSAVLGHFIAVTNIPMLAAEWIASLPAPRWIIMIVISFFYLLGGSFIDDMAFMILATPIFYPAILKLGYDPMWFGMIIAITVMVGVVIPPVAINVFVVKNITKTPFSVIYAGVYPFLLSLLFVGILLFIFPSICTFLPNMLYK, encoded by the coding sequence ATGAATGAGGTAGTGGTCGGACTCATAGCTATGGCAGTGCTGCTGCTCCTTTTTCTCACGGGTATAGAACTCGCGTTTTGTATGGCAATCGTTGGCTTTGTCGGATTTTCCTACTTGGTCGCCACGGCCGCCGCCTTCAATCTTCTGGCCAAGGATTTCTTCGATTCGCTTGCGTCGTACGGATTCACCGTTATTCCGCTCTTTATTTTCATGGGACAGATCGCCTTTAATTCGGGCATAGCCAAGAAGCTGTTCGAGGCGGCGCATCGTTTTATCGGGCATATCCCCGGCGGCCTCGCCCTGGCGACTGTTGTCGGTGCCACTATATTCAAAGCTATCTGTGGTTCGTCTCCTGCCACCGCTGCAACCTTCGCCAGCGTGGCAGTGCCTGAAATGGACCGCTACGGTTATGACAAGAGGTTGTCTACCGGCATTGTTGCCACAGTCGGCACACTGGGCATCCTCATCCCGCCAAGTGTCACCCTGATCGTATTTGGGGTTATTACCGAACAGTCGATCGGCAGATTGTTCATGGCAGGTCTTGTCCCCGGCCTTATGATCAGCGTCTGTTTTATGTTCATCATCGTCGGGTGGGCCAAAATGAATCCTGCTATTGCACCCAGAGCAGACAGGTCTCCATGGTCTGCCCGCTTCGCTTCTGTCCCGGAAGTAGCCTGGCCCGTCATTATTTTCCTGGTCGTCATCGGTGGTCTTTTGAAAGGTTTTTTCACACCGTCGGAAGCAGGAAGCATTGGCTGCTCTGCGGTCATAGTGCTGGCTCTTCTGAAGAGATCCCTTGGATGGAAGGCCTTTGTGAAGTCGGTCGACGAATCCCTGCGTACTGCCTGCATGGTCATCATGCTCATTGCGGGCTCCGCTGTCCTTGGCCACTTTATCGCGGTGACCAACATACCGATGCTTGCCGCAGAGTGGATTGCGTCGTTGCCTGCGCCTCGCTGGATCATTATGATCGTCATTTCTTTCTTCTACCTGCTCGGGGGGTCATTTATCGATGACATGGCGTTCATGATCCTTGCCACACCAATCTTCTATCCTGCGATTTTGAAACTGGGGTATGATCCCATGTGGTTTGGTATGATCATAGCCATAACCGTTATGGTTGGCGTGGTTATCCCTCCTGTGGCCATAAACGTGTTTGTGGTAAAGAATATCACCAAGACCCCATTCAGCGTCATCTATGCGGGTGTCTACCCGTTCCTGCTGTCGCTTCTTTTCGTCGGCATTCTGCTCTTCATCTTTCCCTCGATCTGTACGTTCCTTCCGAACATGCTCTATAAGTGA
- a CDS encoding DegQ family serine endoprotease, producing the protein MNSSRHLPLSLCCIALVCLLVCAGVFAQTKTRAQDIAVFPPSLADLVDMVKPGVVNISATATVKVPGNPFSHFFGPDDQGPLGDFFRRHWNEVPDRELKRRSLGSGFIIDKEGYIITNNHVVERADEITVKVNGKEYKARIVGRDPKTDLALIKISTPVKDLQPLSLGDSERMRVGDWVIAIGNPFGLEETVTKGIISATGRVIGAGPYDNFLQTDAPINPGNSGGPLLNLKGEVIGINTAIVASGQGIGFAIPINTAKLITTQLREKGAVTRGWLGLTLQNMTPDIAQALGLKESGGVLVADVLPGGPAEAAGVQKGDVIVRFNGKEVKTTGDLSRLVAETPINNTVTVRALRKGVQQDIAIKITEAPRETTAPTARTQTGADLGMQVDAILEKYQRQFQLRDRTGVVVVSVAPGSAAEKAGIQAGDIIKELNRFSVRNLSEYRTLVRQVKSGASLLVLVKRAGSTFYVAMTAP; encoded by the coding sequence ATGAACAGTTCGAGACACCTTCCTTTGTCACTATGCTGTATCGCACTCGTATGCCTCCTGGTTTGTGCCGGAGTGTTCGCTCAGACAAAGACACGCGCCCAGGACATCGCGGTCTTTCCGCCTTCGCTAGCAGACCTTGTGGACATGGTGAAGCCCGGGGTCGTGAACATCAGCGCCACTGCAACCGTGAAGGTTCCGGGCAATCCTTTCAGTCATTTCTTCGGCCCGGACGACCAGGGCCCGCTCGGTGATTTCTTTAGGCGTCATTGGAACGAAGTGCCCGACCGAGAATTGAAACGCAGGAGCCTGGGGTCCGGTTTCATTATCGATAAAGAAGGTTATATCATCACCAACAACCACGTGGTGGAAAGAGCCGATGAAATTACAGTTAAGGTAAACGGGAAGGAATACAAAGCACGTATCGTAGGAAGAGACCCCAAGACCGATCTTGCCCTCATCAAGATCTCCACGCCGGTTAAAGACCTGCAACCTCTCTCTCTGGGCGATTCAGAAAGGATGCGGGTCGGCGACTGGGTTATTGCCATCGGCAACCCGTTTGGTCTGGAAGAAACCGTCACTAAAGGCATCATCAGCGCAACAGGCCGCGTTATCGGCGCAGGACCGTACGACAACTTCCTGCAGACCGACGCGCCCATAAACCCGGGGAACAGCGGGGGACCTTTGCTCAACCTCAAAGGCGAGGTCATAGGCATCAATACGGCTATCGTCGCCTCAGGCCAAGGCATAGGCTTCGCGATACCAATCAACACAGCAAAATTGATCACGACACAGCTAAGAGAAAAAGGCGCAGTCACCCGCGGTTGGCTCGGCCTGACGCTGCAGAACATGACCCCTGACATAGCACAGGCACTGGGGCTTAAAGAAAGCGGCGGGGTTCTCGTAGCTGACGTGCTCCCGGGAGGACCGGCTGAAGCTGCAGGCGTGCAGAAGGGCGACGTGATCGTCAGATTTAACGGCAAAGAAGTCAAGACCACGGGTGACCTGTCGCGTCTTGTGGCCGAGACACCCATCAATAACACCGTCACTGTCCGTGCGCTGAGAAAAGGTGTGCAACAGGATATAGCAATAAAGATTACAGAAGCGCCCCGTGAGACGACGGCTCCAACGGCACGCACACAGACCGGGGCTGATCTCGGCATGCAGGTGGACGCAATACTCGAGAAGTACCAGCGTCAATTCCAGCTGAGAGACCGCACAGGCGTGGTGGTGGTGAGCGTGGCTCCGGGAAGTGCTGCTGAAAAAGCAGGCATACAGGCGGGAGATATCATCAAGGAGTTGAACCGCTTCTCCGTGCGGAACTTAAGTGAGTATCGGACACTTGTCAGGCAGGTCAAAAGTGGTGCCTCCTTGCTTGTTCTGGTGAAGAGGGCGGGGAGTACGTTCTATGTTGCAATGACCGCCCCCTAA
- a CDS encoding ATP-binding protein: MLSEGVPYAKLHFIKEKLGLSDQDLRALDPYRSIFVQRKDEFAKYFFDIFDAIPETHLILEHEGRASFLKITWAAWFEFLFTTRLDDPLLGYLWRIGVRHVEVALDQRFSNLGFSTIRQFCHDILLSEAPQDQVGPLLNTVSKMLDLCLLIETEAYITKTTRCDLEVMREVADRVRNPVTVIGGNIRRLQKKVDTSSKEYDLLQRLFEENQRLEGMMQDIKVYMEVFAAEPVVQDVDLSELIGRVLEKLRGEDPAERNRVTVRVQLDHEASCAVGDADALQRLFYYLLQNSFEAVTADSGLIAVSSRLEDTSNLRVEIFNNGATPKPEETERLFAPFYSTKVTGTGFGLAIAQLLARKHYGKVDLVPLAEGGVRVTVTLPRAQRSADK; this comes from the coding sequence GTGCTTTCGGAAGGAGTACCGTATGCAAAGCTACATTTCATCAAGGAGAAGTTGGGGCTGTCGGATCAGGATCTCAGAGCGCTTGATCCTTACCGTTCGATCTTTGTCCAACGCAAGGATGAATTCGCTAAGTACTTCTTTGATATTTTTGACGCCATCCCCGAGACTCATCTCATACTCGAGCATGAAGGTCGGGCTTCGTTCCTGAAAATAACGTGGGCGGCATGGTTTGAGTTCCTTTTCACGACACGACTGGACGACCCGCTGCTCGGCTATCTCTGGCGCATAGGGGTTCGCCACGTTGAGGTGGCACTTGATCAGAGGTTCTCAAACCTTGGCTTTTCGACGATACGCCAGTTCTGTCACGACATCCTGCTTTCCGAAGCTCCCCAGGACCAGGTGGGGCCGCTCCTCAATACAGTCAGCAAAATGCTTGACCTCTGCCTCCTGATCGAAACAGAAGCTTACATTACCAAGACCACGCGTTGCGATCTGGAAGTAATGAGAGAGGTAGCGGACAGAGTGCGAAATCCGGTTACTGTAATCGGCGGAAACATCAGAAGATTGCAAAAAAAGGTGGACACTTCGAGCAAAGAGTACGATCTGCTCCAGCGACTGTTTGAGGAGAACCAGAGGCTTGAAGGAATGATGCAGGACATAAAGGTTTACATGGAAGTCTTCGCCGCAGAGCCGGTCGTTCAGGATGTTGATTTGTCCGAGCTTATCGGTCGTGTTCTCGAGAAACTGCGGGGGGAAGATCCGGCAGAGAGAAATCGGGTGACTGTCCGCGTGCAACTCGATCATGAAGCGAGCTGCGCCGTCGGGGATGCGGATGCGCTTCAGCGCCTCTTTTACTATCTGCTCCAGAACAGTTTTGAGGCTGTCACAGCGGATTCAGGGCTTATCGCGGTTTCCTCTCGCCTGGAGGATACAAGCAACCTGCGAGTTGAAATATTCAACAACGGCGCCACTCCAAAGCCTGAAGAAACGGAACGCTTGTTTGCTCCCTTTTATTCTACAAAAGTGACGGGAACCGGCTTTGGTCTGGCAATAGCACAGTTGCTCGCGAGAAAGCATTACGGGAAGGTTGATCTAGTACCTCTTGCCGAAGGCGGCGTGCGGGTGACGGTCACGTTGCCGCGGGCACAGCGCAGCGCTGACAAATAG